One genomic region from Streptomyces sp. NBC_00457 encodes:
- a CDS encoding serine/threonine-protein kinase, translating to MAETRLIQGRYRLLDLIGRGGMGEVWRARDESLGRLVAVKCLKPLGHSHDQSFTRVLRERFRREARVAAALQHRGVTVVHDFGEHDGILYLVMELLEGRNLSQLLEDNKHHPLPVPDVVEIADQVAAALAYTHQQGIVHRDLKPANIVRLTDGTVKICDFGIARLGHDIGFTSRLTGTGIAMGTPHYMSPEQISGTDVDRRSDLYSLGCVLYEIATGAPPFDLDDAWAILIGHRDTPPQPPRSHRAELPEYFEKVILDLLAKRPEQRPHDARELVRRIDAGRTTPTYVPTVVTPQPELRPTEPAPRETRLPSWTRGMTTGHKATGAGIVTTPPDAGAGLTGEWIARPVTGRVEEPAPDEPPAPSAQTLLALAGRHNAGLSLGRLGRWAEAGEVHRAVAAEREHLLGPDHPDTLASRYEVAFTLSRTGRAADALREYKHVAAARTRVLGADHPDSLAVRQEMAYVLGQLGRHFDAHQVYTSVLAARERTMGADHPDTLRCRHNLAFNLSRLGRLEDSYRMACDVAAARARVLGANHPDTLVTRYEVAYALGQLGRWPEALQTYVEVAEARAQALGPDHADTLAARYEVGISLGRLGRSADALKLYRELIDDRARVQGPAHPETLRARHGLGVNLGRLGRWEEALAESRDVCAIRERVLGPDHPDTLVSRREVAVGLGWLGRWADALTEYRRVAAARERVLGADHPDTLASRNDEAHCLEQLGRGAEAVELYRRVAVLRQQRASGGP from the coding sequence ATGGCGGAGACCAGGCTGATCCAGGGCCGGTACCGGCTGCTCGACCTGATCGGGCGCGGGGGCATGGGCGAGGTGTGGCGGGCGCGCGACGAGTCGCTCGGCCGGCTGGTGGCCGTGAAGTGCCTCAAGCCTCTCGGCCACTCCCACGACCAGTCCTTCACCCGCGTCCTGCGCGAACGGTTCCGGCGCGAGGCCCGGGTGGCCGCCGCGCTCCAGCACCGCGGCGTCACCGTCGTCCACGACTTCGGCGAGCACGACGGCATCCTCTACCTCGTCATGGAACTCCTGGAGGGCCGCAACCTCAGTCAGCTCCTGGAGGACAACAAGCACCATCCGCTGCCCGTCCCGGACGTCGTCGAGATCGCCGACCAGGTCGCCGCGGCGCTCGCCTACACCCATCAACAGGGCATCGTGCACCGGGACCTGAAACCCGCGAACATCGTGCGGCTCACCGACGGCACGGTGAAGATCTGCGACTTCGGCATCGCGCGCCTGGGCCACGACATCGGCTTCACCTCACGGCTGACCGGCACCGGCATCGCCATGGGCACCCCGCACTACATGTCGCCGGAGCAGATCAGCGGAACGGATGTCGACCGGCGCAGCGACCTGTACTCGCTGGGCTGCGTGCTGTACGAGATCGCCACCGGGGCCCCGCCGTTCGACCTCGACGACGCCTGGGCGATCCTCATCGGCCACCGGGACACCCCGCCGCAGCCGCCCCGCAGTCACCGCGCCGAGCTGCCCGAGTACTTCGAGAAGGTCATCCTGGACCTGCTGGCCAAACGGCCCGAGCAACGCCCGCACGACGCCCGCGAGTTGGTCCGCAGGATCGACGCGGGCCGCACCACACCGACGTATGTGCCGACCGTCGTGACGCCGCAGCCGGAACTCCGCCCGACCGAGCCCGCGCCCCGCGAGACCCGGCTGCCGTCCTGGACCCGCGGCATGACCACCGGCCACAAGGCCACCGGCGCGGGCATCGTCACCACACCCCCGGACGCCGGAGCCGGCCTCACCGGCGAGTGGATCGCGCGCCCGGTCACCGGCCGGGTCGAGGAGCCGGCGCCGGACGAGCCGCCCGCCCCTTCCGCGCAGACCCTCCTCGCGCTGGCCGGCCGGCACAACGCGGGCCTCAGCCTCGGGCGGCTGGGGCGCTGGGCCGAGGCGGGCGAGGTGCACCGCGCCGTCGCCGCCGAGCGGGAACACCTCCTCGGCCCCGACCACCCCGACACCCTCGCCAGCCGCTACGAGGTCGCCTTCACCCTCAGCCGCACAGGCCGCGCCGCCGACGCCCTGCGCGAGTACAAACACGTCGCCGCGGCCCGCACCCGGGTGCTCGGCGCCGACCACCCCGACTCGCTCGCCGTGCGCCAGGAAATGGCGTACGTCCTGGGGCAGTTGGGGCGGCACTTCGACGCCCACCAGGTCTACACGTCGGTGCTCGCCGCCCGGGAGCGCACCATGGGCGCCGACCATCCCGACACCCTGCGCTGCCGCCACAACCTCGCCTTCAACCTCAGCCGCCTCGGGCGCCTGGAGGACTCGTACCGCATGGCCTGCGACGTGGCCGCCGCGCGCGCCCGGGTACTCGGCGCGAACCACCCCGACACCCTGGTCACGCGCTACGAAGTCGCCTATGCGCTCGGCCAGTTGGGCCGCTGGCCGGAAGCCCTGCAGACCTACGTCGAGGTCGCCGAGGCCCGCGCCCAGGCCCTCGGCCCCGACCACGCCGACACCCTCGCCGCCCGCTACGAGGTCGGCATCAGCCTCGGCCGCCTCGGCCGCAGCGCCGACGCCCTCAAGCTGTACCGGGAGCTGATCGACGACCGCGCCCGCGTCCAGGGGCCCGCCCACCCCGAGACCCTGCGCGCCCGGCACGGCCTCGGCGTCAACCTCGGCCGCCTCGGCCGCTGGGAGGAAGCTCTCGCCGAGTCGCGCGACGTATGCGCGATCCGCGAGCGGGTGCTGGGCCCCGACCACCCGGACACCCTCGTCAGCCGCCGCGAGGTCGCCGTCGGCCTCGGCTGGCTGGGCCGCTGGGCCGACGCCCTCACCGAATACCGGCGGGTGGCCGCCGCCCGCGAGCGCGTCCTCGGCGCCGACCACCCCGACACCCTCGCCAGCCGCAACGACGAGGCCCACTGCCTGGAACAGCTCGGCCGGGGCGCCGAGGCGGTCGAGCTGTACCGCAGGGTCGCGGTGCTCCGGCAGCAGCGGGCGTCCGGCGGACCCTGA
- a CDS encoding ferredoxin, whose protein sequence is MTTSQQELVRFLEDRFACAQACTECARACALRASLLDPDGTQNQELVRRKGIMCAEVCDATCRVLSEQQDQDEAGVRMQLEWCRAVCLECAHLYDQQADAEAAATACRDCARACTDFLASLG, encoded by the coding sequence GTGACGACATCCCAACAGGAACTCGTCCGGTTCCTGGAGGACCGCTTCGCATGCGCGCAGGCGTGCACCGAGTGCGCACGCGCGTGTGCTCTGCGCGCCAGCCTCCTGGACCCCGACGGGACACAGAACCAGGAACTCGTACGACGCAAGGGCATCATGTGCGCGGAAGTGTGCGACGCGACCTGCCGTGTGCTGTCCGAGCAGCAGGACCAGGACGAGGCGGGCGTGCGCATGCAGCTGGAGTGGTGCCGGGCGGTGTGCCTGGAGTGCGCGCACCTCTACGACCAACAGGCGGACGCCGAGGCGGCCGCGACGGCGTGCCGGGACTGCGCGCGGGCGTGCACGGACTTCCTCGCCAGCCTCGGCTGA
- a CDS encoding acyl-CoA dehydrogenase family protein, whose protein sequence is MHLDYTPEQQRLRTELRAYFAELAPRHAQARFADPAAQKRFYRDTIRRLGTDGWLGVGWPKEYGGRGLSAMEQFIFFDEAAQAGVPLPLMALNTVGPTIMQYGTDEQKAYFLPKILSGEIDFAIGYSEPDAGTDLAALKTRAVRDGDAYVVNGQKIWTTNGDTADWVWLAVRTDPDAPPHRGITMLLVPTSDPGYSCTLINTLASHDTTASYYENIRVPLSRRVGEENQGWRLITNQLNHERVTLAAHGTMAIRALHDVQRWAMETKLADGRRVVDLPWVRRLLARTHTRLDAMKLLNWQMVSAVQEGTLTPQDASAVKVYGSEARRDAYAWLMEIVAAAGALKEGSAGAVLHGELERGYRSAVIFTFGGGNNEIQREIISWIGLGMPRVRR, encoded by the coding sequence GTGCATCTCGACTACACGCCCGAGCAGCAGCGGCTGCGCACCGAACTGCGCGCCTACTTCGCGGAGTTGGCGCCACGGCACGCCCAGGCCCGGTTCGCCGACCCGGCCGCACAGAAACGGTTCTACCGTGACACGATCCGGCGCCTCGGCACCGACGGCTGGCTCGGCGTCGGCTGGCCCAAGGAGTACGGCGGCCGCGGCCTGAGCGCGATGGAGCAGTTCATCTTCTTCGACGAGGCCGCCCAGGCCGGAGTACCGCTGCCGCTGATGGCGCTCAACACCGTCGGCCCGACGATCATGCAGTACGGCACGGACGAGCAGAAGGCGTACTTCCTGCCGAAGATCCTCTCCGGCGAGATCGACTTCGCCATCGGCTACAGCGAGCCCGACGCGGGCACCGACCTCGCCGCGCTGAAGACCCGCGCGGTGCGGGACGGCGACGCGTATGTCGTCAACGGCCAGAAGATCTGGACGACCAACGGCGACACCGCGGACTGGGTGTGGCTCGCGGTGCGCACCGACCCGGACGCGCCACCGCACCGGGGCATCACCATGCTGCTGGTGCCGACCTCCGATCCCGGCTACTCCTGCACCCTGATCAACACCCTCGCCTCGCACGACACCACGGCCAGCTACTACGAGAACATCCGCGTCCCCCTCTCGCGCCGCGTGGGGGAGGAGAACCAGGGCTGGCGGCTGATCACCAACCAGCTCAACCACGAGCGCGTCACCCTCGCCGCGCACGGCACGATGGCGATCCGCGCCCTGCACGACGTCCAGCGCTGGGCGATGGAGACCAAGCTCGCCGACGGCCGCCGCGTCGTCGACCTCCCCTGGGTGCGCCGCCTCCTCGCCCGCACCCACACCCGGCTCGACGCGATGAAGCTCCTCAACTGGCAGATGGTGAGCGCAGTCCAGGAAGGCACCCTCACCCCGCAGGACGCCTCCGCGGTCAAGGTGTACGGCTCCGAGGCCCGCCGCGACGCCTACGCCTGGCTCATGGAGATCGTGGCCGCCGCGGGCGCCCTGAAGGAGGGTTCCGCGGGCGCTGTCCTCCACGGCGAGCTGGAACGCGGCTACCGCTCCGCCGTGATCTTCACCTTCGGCGGCGGCAACAACGAGATCCAGCGGGAGATCATCTCGTGGATCGGTCTGGGGATGCCGCGGGTACGGCGTTAG
- a CDS encoding ATP-grasp domain-containing protein: MSRPCIALITDPTSPEGCGDVLARAVELLTGAPPVRLDARHFAAGGTGIGVRGGDRLCLQVPERELHLVPDIVVLYEIPPHRRRALADFQRLLARHDVVTLGAGVAAWRTATEKDLTMERFRRDGIAHMETVVLSAPDPHAAAAAFDRLGRDVWARPVVGTGGNDVFHLTTGDQLERAAAFYADRRTAWLLSRDAGNITADGRRHQFRVFVLGGRVIHAREHLQPELDTPCNTCQGATPVPIAPPDLPTRLADLAVAATASVGLPFAGVDLAVENGGVVFEVNVQPAFVDGELDTVAKPYIQAHLDALASGSGWQESDVLMDCR, encoded by the coding sequence GTGTCCCGACCGTGCATCGCCCTGATCACCGACCCGACCTCGCCCGAAGGATGCGGGGACGTACTCGCCCGGGCTGTGGAACTGCTCACCGGCGCCCCGCCGGTCCGGCTCGACGCCCGGCACTTCGCCGCCGGCGGTACCGGCATCGGCGTACGCGGCGGAGACCGCTTATGCCTCCAAGTCCCGGAGCGGGAACTGCACTTGGTGCCCGACATCGTCGTCCTGTACGAGATCCCGCCGCACCGCCGCCGCGCACTCGCCGACTTCCAGCGCCTCCTCGCCCGCCATGACGTGGTGACCCTGGGCGCCGGTGTGGCCGCCTGGCGGACCGCGACGGAGAAGGACCTCACCATGGAGCGCTTCCGGCGCGACGGCATCGCCCACATGGAGACCGTCGTCCTGTCCGCGCCGGACCCGCACGCGGCTGCCGCCGCCTTCGACAGGCTCGGCCGGGACGTCTGGGCCAGGCCCGTGGTCGGGACCGGCGGCAACGACGTCTTCCACCTCACGACCGGCGATCAGCTGGAGCGCGCCGCCGCCTTCTACGCCGATCGCCGCACCGCCTGGCTGCTGTCCCGGGACGCGGGGAACATCACCGCCGACGGCCGGCGTCACCAGTTCCGGGTCTTCGTCCTGGGCGGCCGGGTCATCCACGCCCGCGAGCACCTACAGCCCGAACTCGACACCCCCTGCAACACCTGCCAGGGCGCCACCCCCGTCCCCATCGCCCCGCCCGACCTCCCCACCCGCCTCGCCGACCTCGCCGTAGCCGCCACCGCGTCGGTCGGACTGCCCTTCGCCGGCGTCGACCTGGCCGTCGAGAACGGCGGTGTCGTCTTCGAGGTCAACGTCCAGCCCGCCTTCGTCGACGGCGAACTCGACACGGTCGCCAAGCCCTACATCCAGGCCCACCTCGACGCCCTCGCCTCGGGAAGCGGATGGCAGGAATCGGACGTCCTCATGGACTGCCGTTGA
- a CDS encoding oxygenase MpaB family protein — protein MTGDPGLFGPGSVTWQMHGDPMMWVAGIRALYFQALHPRAVRGVMQNSDFRNDAWGRLLRTANFVGTISYGTTEAAERAGARVRKIHSMLGATDPDTGERYGVDEPELLLWVHCAEIDSYLHVGRRSGFRLTDAQADRYISEQRVSARLVGLDSDAVPANRAEMDAYFEKVRPELAAGPEAREVDDFLLRPPAHPLLIPARELLWRRVAQLAYAALPPYAHELYGRPAPQPAVVTRQLRATGTMLRCVPARVRWQLPPKHILRAMARLGPGSRPAPYKLGR, from the coding sequence ATGACGGGTGATCCGGGTCTGTTCGGCCCAGGTTCTGTGACCTGGCAGATGCACGGCGACCCGATGATGTGGGTCGCCGGAATCCGCGCGCTCTACTTCCAGGCACTGCATCCGCGCGCGGTGCGCGGCGTCATGCAGAACTCCGACTTCCGCAACGACGCGTGGGGCCGGCTGCTGCGGACCGCCAACTTCGTCGGCACCATCTCCTACGGCACCACCGAGGCGGCCGAGCGGGCGGGCGCCCGGGTGCGGAAGATCCACAGCATGCTCGGGGCGACCGACCCGGACACCGGCGAGCGGTACGGCGTCGACGAACCCGAGCTGCTGCTGTGGGTGCACTGCGCCGAAATAGACTCCTACCTGCACGTTGGGCGCCGCTCCGGCTTCCGCCTCACCGATGCTCAGGCTGACCGGTACATCAGCGAACAACGGGTCAGCGCCCGCCTGGTGGGCCTCGACTCGGACGCCGTCCCCGCGAACCGGGCGGAGATGGACGCCTACTTCGAGAAGGTGCGCCCCGAACTCGCCGCCGGACCCGAAGCACGCGAGGTGGACGACTTCCTCCTCCGCCCGCCGGCGCACCCCCTGCTCATACCGGCGCGGGAACTGCTGTGGCGGCGTGTGGCACAACTGGCGTACGCCGCTCTGCCGCCGTACGCCCATGAGCTGTACGGCAGACCGGCCCCGCAACCCGCCGTGGTCACCCGGCAGTTGCGTGCCACGGGCACCATGTTGCGCTGTGTTCCCGCACGTGTGCGCTGGCAGCTCCCGCCCAAACACATCCTCCGTGCGATGGCCCGCCTCGGCCCCGGCTCGCGCCCGGCACCGTACAAACTCGGACGATAG
- a CDS encoding RpiB/LacA/LacB family sugar-phosphate isomerase: protein MRISVSSDMDEPVARALVAELRTRGHEVVTHGALQAGDDPKWAVCSEAAARDVVSGTADQAVVCCWTGTGASIAANKVPGVRAALCTDAYTADGARRWNDANVLALSLRLTSEPLLKEILDAWFAGTASEDAEDRENVNRVS, encoded by the coding sequence ATGCGGATCTCGGTTTCCTCGGACATGGACGAACCTGTGGCCCGCGCCCTCGTCGCGGAGCTGCGCACGCGCGGCCACGAGGTGGTGACGCACGGGGCGCTACAGGCCGGCGACGACCCGAAGTGGGCGGTGTGCTCGGAGGCGGCGGCCAGGGACGTCGTCTCCGGGACGGCGGACCAGGCGGTGGTGTGCTGCTGGACCGGCACCGGCGCGTCGATCGCCGCGAACAAGGTGCCGGGGGTACGGGCGGCCCTGTGCACCGACGCCTACACCGCGGACGGCGCCCGCCGCTGGAACGACGCCAACGTACTCGCCCTCAGCCTGCGCCTGACCTCCGAACCCCTCCTCAAGGAAATCCTCGACGCCTGGTTCGCCGGCACGGCCAGCGAGGACGCGGAGGACCGGGAGAACGTGAACCGCGTCAGCTAA
- a CDS encoding DUF6479 family protein, producing the protein MSTPWTEIAGTDLAVSRGGAGAGLVLAGVVVVALLLGAVRLGARVRQREPAPPRPEEQPRLPDGGPVREVLENREPKRVPRGRHRLTPHRLDGHGTGATRPGLPHRGK; encoded by the coding sequence ATGAGCACCCCATGGACCGAGATCGCAGGGACGGACCTCGCCGTCAGCCGCGGCGGCGCCGGCGCCGGGCTGGTCCTGGCGGGCGTCGTGGTCGTGGCACTGCTGCTCGGCGCCGTCCGGCTGGGCGCCCGCGTACGTCAACGCGAGCCTGCCCCGCCGCGTCCCGAGGAGCAGCCGAGGCTGCCGGACGGGGGCCCGGTCCGTGAGGTCCTGGAGAACCGTGAGCCCAAGCGGGTGCCCCGGGGCCGGCACCGTCTGACGCCGCACCGGCTGGACGGCCACGGCACCGGGGCGACCCGGCCGGGCCTGCCGCACCGAGGGAAGTGA